In Candidatus Cloacimonadota bacterium, the DNA window GATCGACGCGCAGTTTCTCGCAAGAGCAAAATTCGTTTCTCGATATGAGGTATCAGGTTCTTAAGTTCATTTTCAGTTAGGAGAGGGAGTTTGCCTGAAATGAAGTTACATACTTGCATTTGATTTAGCATATCTACAAAGCGGCGGATTGGGCTGGTGCTATGAAGATAGGCAGGAGCATTAATGCCAGGATGGTAATGAGCATGAGTATCAAGATAGGCAGTGCTTACTTGCCAATTTTTCTCTTCATCAAAATATTGATTGATGTTTCGATACAAAACAGGTATCCGGTTATTGAGTGCAAACTGAGCAATAGAGCTATTGTATAAGATCATCATTTCTTCAATCATTTGCCTGGATGGGCTTTGCATATCGATGCGCGTAAAACTAATTTCATTTTGTTCTGTGCTTAGTTTATAGTAAAAACGAGCCGAATCTGCTTTGTTTACAGAATCTTTTTGGTTGCGCAGTTGATCTGCTATTTTGTAGTAAGGAAGCCATTCACTTTGATGTCGATATCGGTCAGCTTCATTGTAGCTACAATTTTTGGTAATTTGAATGCGTTCTAAAGCAAGGTTGCTCTTTAGCATTGTTCCATGGTCGTTAAATGTGCAATACAGACTGAGAACCGGCTTTGCCTCATTTTCTTTCAAAGAAAATAGGTGCTCAGAATAGCGAGGAGGCAACATAGGAACAATTCCTGAAGGAAGGTAAAGCGAGGAAACCCTTTCTTTTGCTTCATTAAATAGTTGCATGCGATAGTTCAAATAGGAAGCTGGATTGCTTACATGAATGCCCAAATGAAAATTTCCATCACAATCGGTTATGCTAAGTGCGTCATCAATATCTTTGCTTTGCTCATCGTCTATGCTTATAACTTCTAATTCTTCATTTATCTGAGAGGTACAAGGGAGAAACTCTTCTGTGTATTCATGGATGAAGGCGATCGGCAGACCGGAAGCCAATAGAGGAGGATCTTCAATGGGAAGAGTGTCGCCGAGGTCTGCTCTTAATGCCATAATAGAGTTTTGTGGAAAAACAGTCTTAATAGTTTTTTCAAGATCTTCTATTCTTTCACCTCTCAAGATGCAGCGAAGGTCTTCAATCAATCTTTGTTTAAGGCTAAGATCGGGGTTCGCATTATTATTTTTAAGCAGAGATTCTACCTGATCCAAATAATCAGCTCTTTGTTGCTGCTCTTGTTTAGTTTTAATATACTCTTCTTGGCCTTCAGGAGAACGCTTAAAGAAGAGCGCATGCTTCTGAGCGTAGATCTGCGGGTTACTTTTAAGCAATAACAACAAAGCAAATATCTGAACATCATCTGTAATAGTATTGGCTTGAGCAAGTTGAGCAAGTGTTTCGCCTTTGGTGCTAATCTTGAGCTCTGGTATTACTTGTCTTTTTGCATTGTCAATAAAGGTTTGTAACGCATTGGTAGAGGATTCAAACAAAGTGGTGCTTTGTAGCAATATGCGCCTGGGGCTAAGCAAAGAAAGTTCACCAGAAGCAAGCAGGATCTGAAATTTATCTCGCTGGAAACCGTTAATAACGCCCATCTGTAGTACCCCGTTATGATAAAAAGCGACAATGTGACCAAGGGTATCGTTATTAAGCGGGATCTTGCCATTCATGATCTATCTGCCTTTTTTTCTCAATCGAGTAATCTCTGGCGCCCCTGGGAAGAATCGA includes these proteins:
- a CDS encoding ribonuclease catalytic domain-containing protein, whose amino-acid sequence is MNGKIPLNNDTLGHIVAFYHNGVLQMGVINGFQRDKFQILLASGELSLLSPRRILLQSTTLFESSTNALQTFIDNAKRQVIPELKISTKGETLAQLAQANTITDDVQIFALLLLLKSNPQIYAQKHALFFKRSPEGQEEYIKTKQEQQQRADYLDQVESLLKNNNANPDLSLKQRLIEDLRCILRGERIEDLEKTIKTVFPQNSIMALRADLGDTLPIEDPPLLASGLPIAFIHEYTEEFLPCTSQINEELEVISIDDEQSKDIDDALSITDCDGNFHLGIHVSNPASYLNYRMQLFNEAKERVSSLYLPSGIVPMLPPRYSEHLFSLKENEAKPVLSLYCTFNDHGTMLKSNLALERIQITKNCSYNEADRYRHQSEWLPYYKIADQLRNQKDSVNKADSARFYYKLSTEQNEISFTRIDMQSPSRQMIEEMMILYNSSIAQFALNNRIPVLYRNINQYFDEEKNWQVSTAYLDTHAHYHPGINAPAYLHSTSPIRRFVDMLNQMQVCNFISGKLPLLTENELKNLIPHIEKRILLLRETARRSERYWLFKYIAANLMHQPLEGFLKAIVNGKYKVEIMPWAKQVLLVLDASPQAERFNFVIYAIDWDRMLLKADLIS